In Mycetocola zhujimingii, one DNA window encodes the following:
- the ald gene encoding alanine dehydrogenase, with translation MRVAVPREIKNNEFRVAITPAGVHDLVLSGHEVFIETGAGTGSSIPDAAFERVGATILPDAASTWERAELLLKVKEPIASEYGYFRRDLVLFTYLHLAAEPALTDALIASGMTAIAYETVQLPNRSLPLLAPMSEVAGRLSTIVGANTMLKPNGGPGLLVPGVPGTSPARVTVLGGGVAGTNAAAVAVGLGADVTILDTNIAKLRELDAIYAGRIKTIMSNALEIEHSLLSADLVIGSVLIPGAQTPKLVSNELVSRMKPGSVLVDISVDQGGCFEDSHPTTHADPTFTVHGSVFYCVANMPGAVPHTSTYALTNATLPYARTLAGHGWRDALRADPALALGLNVHDGAVYSAPVATAHRREYRSLEALLDA, from the coding sequence ATGCGAGTTGCCGTCCCCCGCGAGATCAAGAACAACGAATTCCGGGTAGCCATCACCCCGGCCGGCGTCCACGATCTCGTACTCTCCGGCCACGAGGTCTTCATCGAGACGGGAGCGGGCACCGGCTCATCCATTCCTGACGCTGCCTTTGAACGCGTCGGGGCGACGATACTTCCGGATGCCGCCTCGACCTGGGAGCGCGCGGAGCTGCTGCTCAAGGTGAAAGAGCCGATAGCGAGCGAGTACGGCTACTTTCGGCGGGATCTTGTGCTCTTCACGTATCTCCACCTCGCGGCCGAGCCGGCACTGACCGACGCCCTGATCGCGTCTGGCATGACCGCGATCGCCTACGAGACAGTGCAGCTGCCGAATCGCTCTCTCCCCCTGTTGGCGCCGATGAGCGAGGTCGCCGGGCGCCTGTCAACGATCGTCGGCGCCAACACGATGCTCAAGCCCAACGGCGGGCCAGGGCTTCTCGTTCCTGGCGTGCCCGGGACGTCGCCAGCCAGGGTCACCGTCCTCGGCGGAGGAGTGGCCGGCACGAACGCCGCAGCTGTCGCGGTAGGACTTGGCGCTGACGTCACGATTCTTGACACGAACATCGCGAAGCTCAGGGAACTCGACGCCATCTACGCCGGGCGGATCAAAACGATCATGAGCAACGCACTCGAGATCGAACACTCACTGCTCAGCGCGGACCTCGTCATCGGTTCGGTGCTGATCCCGGGCGCGCAAACCCCCAAGCTGGTGAGCAACGAACTGGTGTCCCGGATGAAGCCGGGCAGCGTCCTCGTCGATATTTCGGTTGACCAGGGCGGATGCTTCGAGGATTCGCATCCGACGACCCACGCCGATCCAACCTTCACCGTGCACGGCTCGGTGTTCTATTGCGTCGCCAACATGCCCGGTGCCGTTCCCCATACGTCCACATACGCGCTCACCAATGCGACACTGCCGTACGCCCGCACCCTGGCCGGCCATGGCTGGAGGGATGCCCTTCGCGCAGATCCTGCCCTCGCCCTTGGACTCAACGTGCACGACGGTGCTGTCTACAGTGCACCGGTCGCTACCGCCCACCGACGCGAATACCGCTCGCTCGAGGCACTCCTGGACGCGTAG
- a CDS encoding asparaginase, which produces MTSAVELAVVERSGFVESRHSGSAIVIDQHADVLRSLGDPSAPVFLRSTMKPFQAIAVMNAGVGLRGAAAVLATASHSGTQRHVSVVRSILAQAGLTETALQCPADWPSDSAARDELLKDNGDKSPIYMNCSGKHAAMLLACVTNNWPIESYLDPEHPLQHAILDVVERFTGERPAASGIDGCGAPVHALSLAGLARGISRIRTSSPTSPFAIYRNAGILCQAALEDGWAIDGPGRPNTVVIDRLGVFAKLGAEGVMVMAAPDGTTVALKMLDGSLRAATIVGLELLADAGALSRDAIEEIRPDLNLDVLGGTAVVGEIRVSGSL; this is translated from the coding sequence GTGACCAGCGCAGTGGAGCTCGCCGTCGTCGAACGAAGCGGGTTCGTCGAATCACGCCACTCCGGCTCCGCCATCGTCATCGACCAGCACGCCGACGTCCTTCGATCCCTCGGCGATCCGAGCGCTCCCGTGTTCCTGCGCTCGACGATGAAACCGTTCCAGGCCATCGCCGTGATGAACGCCGGTGTCGGCCTCCGCGGTGCCGCCGCTGTGCTCGCAACGGCGAGCCACTCGGGAACCCAGCGCCACGTCTCCGTCGTTCGCAGCATCCTGGCGCAGGCCGGACTCACCGAGACCGCCCTCCAGTGCCCGGCGGACTGGCCGTCAGACAGCGCTGCCCGCGACGAGTTGCTGAAAGACAACGGCGACAAGTCACCCATCTACATGAACTGCTCGGGGAAGCATGCGGCCATGCTGCTCGCGTGCGTCACGAACAACTGGCCTATCGAGAGCTACCTCGACCCGGAACACCCGCTGCAGCACGCGATCCTCGACGTCGTCGAGCGGTTCACCGGCGAGCGCCCCGCAGCCTCCGGAATCGACGGCTGTGGCGCACCGGTGCACGCACTGTCGCTCGCCGGACTCGCGCGCGGCATCAGCCGGATCCGGACCTCGAGCCCGACCTCACCGTTCGCGATCTACCGCAACGCCGGCATCCTGTGCCAGGCGGCCCTCGAAGACGGCTGGGCCATCGACGGGCCCGGTCGCCCGAACACCGTGGTGATCGACCGGCTTGGCGTGTTCGCGAAGCTCGGCGCTGAGGGCGTCATGGTGATGGCTGCCCCAGACGGCACCACAGTCGCCCTGAAGATGCTCGACGGAAGCCTTCGTGCCGCGACGATCGTTGGTCTCGAACTGCTCGCCGACGCCGGTGCCCTCAGCCGCGACGCCATCGAGGAGATCCGGCCCGACCTCAACCTCGATGTCCTCGGGGGCACGGCTGTCGTCGGCGAAATCCGTGTGTCCGGCTCGCTCTAA
- a CDS encoding OsmC family protein, with the protein MVREHSYGIDVVWQGNLGSGTSGYREYSRDLVVSAPGKHEIEGSADKPFRGDLSRWNPEELLLAALAQCHLLSYLYVAVTEGVVVTDYSDSATGTMAEDGAGGGAFTEVLLRPRVTVADASMADAAMRAHKKANELCFIARSVNFPVLHEPEIIVA; encoded by the coding sequence ATGGTGCGTGAACACAGCTACGGTATCGATGTCGTGTGGCAGGGCAACCTCGGTTCGGGCACAAGCGGGTACCGCGAGTACAGTCGCGACCTCGTCGTGTCAGCCCCTGGCAAGCACGAGATCGAAGGGTCGGCGGACAAGCCGTTCCGCGGTGACCTGTCGAGGTGGAACCCCGAGGAACTGCTCCTCGCGGCTCTCGCCCAGTGCCACCTGCTCTCCTACCTGTATGTCGCCGTGACGGAGGGAGTCGTCGTCACCGACTATTCGGATTCAGCGACAGGCACCATGGCGGAAGACGGCGCCGGCGGGGGAGCGTTCACCGAGGTGCTCCTGCGGCCCAGGGTCACCGTCGCTGACGCATCGATGGCGGATGCCGCGATGCGGGCGCACAAAAAAGCGAACGAACTGTGTTTCATCGCGAGGAGCGTCAATTTCCCTGTGCTGCATGAGCCGGAGATCATCGTCGCCTGA
- a CDS encoding lysophospholipid acyltransferase family protein yields MVYLLGRAVLMPIVRLVFRPKIIGRKNVPKTGRVILASNHLSFIDSIAIPVVAPRRVQFLAKSSYFDGKGARGWASRTFFTSIGAVGVRRGAGQAAQEALDAGKRILETESAFAIYPEGTRSLDGRLYKGRTGVAWLALSTGAPVVPVGLIGTDGLMPVGSKFPRLGKVTVIFGEPIDVTVHGPATSGKARRQATDEIMAAIHTLTAQELAHAYNESPPADTIEKIKRAVLRPERL; encoded by the coding sequence ATGGTCTACCTGCTCGGCCGGGCTGTTCTCATGCCGATCGTGCGACTCGTTTTCCGCCCGAAGATCATCGGCAGGAAGAACGTTCCCAAGACAGGCCGCGTCATTCTCGCGAGCAACCATCTGTCATTCATCGACAGCATCGCGATCCCCGTCGTTGCCCCCCGTCGCGTGCAATTCCTCGCGAAGTCGTCGTACTTCGACGGCAAGGGTGCCAGGGGCTGGGCATCCCGCACCTTCTTCACCTCGATCGGCGCTGTTGGCGTTCGGCGCGGTGCAGGCCAGGCGGCGCAGGAAGCGCTCGATGCCGGTAAACGCATACTCGAAACCGAGAGCGCCTTCGCCATCTACCCCGAGGGCACTCGGTCGCTCGACGGTCGCCTCTACAAGGGCAGAACCGGCGTGGCATGGCTTGCGCTCTCCACGGGGGCACCCGTGGTTCCCGTCGGGCTTATCGGCACCGATGGCCTGATGCCGGTCGGAAGCAAGTTCCCCCGCCTCGGCAAGGTGACCGTCATCTTTGGTGAGCCCATTGACGTCACCGTGCACGGACCGGCTACGAGCGGAAAGGCCAGGCGGCAGGCCACCGACGAGATCATGGCCGCGATCCACACGCTCACCGCTCAGGAACTGGCACACGCCTACAACGAGTCGCCACCAGCGGACACCATCGAAAAGATCAAGCGGGCAGTGCTCCGGCCTGAACGTCTCTGA
- a CDS encoding FKBP-type peptidyl-prolyl cis-trans isomerase: MRTRLPVFLAAAAASALVLTGCSGGGEAKPDATKASAECHDTKEGSVVTSVDISGDFGVTPTVDFAEPLSVEKTERTVLIKGDGEKTAPSDRVAVELTLYNGTSGATLAQTRYDNLGSQQIVIDDASGILPGIVRAIECVPAGSRVAAVISPDDGFGDVGASDGSVAATDSLLLIADVLSITPEKATGAEQAPVDGMPTVELAKDGQPTVTIPETDPSPELQIANLKLGDGEQVQAGDTVTMQYQGVNWRTGEVFDQSWGTQIASFKTVGLIPGFTAGLVGQSVGSQVLVSIPPAQGYGEAGNSQAGIEGTDTLVFVIDILATTR; encoded by the coding sequence TTGCGAACCAGGCTTCCCGTCTTTCTTGCTGCAGCAGCGGCATCCGCTCTCGTCCTGACCGGCTGCTCCGGCGGCGGTGAAGCTAAACCCGACGCGACGAAGGCATCCGCAGAGTGCCACGACACGAAGGAAGGCAGCGTCGTGACATCGGTCGACATCTCCGGGGACTTCGGAGTGACTCCCACCGTCGACTTCGCCGAGCCGCTGAGCGTCGAGAAGACCGAGCGCACCGTGCTGATCAAGGGCGACGGCGAGAAGACGGCGCCGTCAGACCGCGTGGCCGTCGAACTCACGCTGTACAACGGAACAAGCGGTGCGACGCTCGCACAGACCCGTTACGACAATCTCGGGAGCCAGCAGATTGTCATCGACGACGCGTCAGGCATCCTTCCCGGCATCGTCAGGGCAATCGAGTGTGTTCCGGCCGGCTCGCGGGTCGCCGCGGTGATCAGCCCCGACGACGGCTTCGGTGATGTCGGTGCGTCCGACGGAAGTGTTGCGGCCACAGACTCGCTTCTGCTCATTGCCGATGTGCTGAGCATCACTCCGGAAAAGGCCACGGGTGCCGAGCAGGCGCCGGTCGATGGCATGCCGACCGTCGAGCTCGCCAAGGACGGCCAGCCGACGGTCACCATTCCGGAGACCGACCCGTCGCCCGAACTCCAGATCGCGAACCTCAAGCTCGGCGACGGTGAACAGGTCCAGGCCGGCGACACCGTGACGATGCAGTACCAGGGCGTCAACTGGCGCACCGGTGAGGTCTTCGACCAGAGCTGGGGCACCCAGATCGCAAGCTTCAAGACCGTCGGTCTCATCCCCGGTTTCACGGCTGGGCTCGTCGGACAGTCCGTCGGTTCGCAGGTTCTCGTCTCGATCCCCCCGGCACAGGGCTACGGCGAAGCCGGTAACTCCCAGGCGGGCATCGAGGGTACAGACACCCTCGTCTTCGTGATCGACATCCTCGCCACAACGAGGTAG
- the dxr gene encoding 1-deoxy-D-xylulose-5-phosphate reductoisomerase, which produces MRRVIILGSTGSIGVQALDVIRANPTKFEVVGLGANSKRDEVHAQAEEFSVDDIAFGAADAEQLVRTVEADVVLNGITGSVGLGPTLAALETGRTLALANKESLIVGGDLVKRLAKPGQIVPVDSEHSAIAQALRSGTSDEVRRLVLTASGGPFRGRTRESLAKVTPAEALAHPTWDMGLVITTNSATLVNKGLEVIEAHLLFDVPYERIDVVVHPQSIVHSMVEYIDGSTIAQASPPNMRLPISLGLDWPHRVSGVGRPLDWTTASTWSFEPLDSDAFPAVELAKTVGRAGGAYPAVFNAANEQAVAAFHAGGLGFVDIVDTVRRVVDAHNPDGELTLESLAEAESWARATADRLIAGVR; this is translated from the coding sequence ATGCGACGCGTCATAATTCTCGGATCCACTGGGTCCATCGGTGTCCAGGCCCTCGACGTCATTCGGGCGAATCCGACAAAGTTCGAGGTCGTCGGCCTCGGCGCGAACAGCAAACGGGACGAGGTTCACGCCCAGGCCGAGGAGTTCTCGGTCGATGACATCGCCTTCGGTGCCGCCGATGCCGAGCAGCTGGTGCGGACCGTCGAGGCCGACGTCGTGCTCAACGGAATCACGGGCTCGGTCGGGCTCGGCCCGACACTCGCCGCTCTCGAGACCGGCCGCACCCTCGCGCTCGCCAACAAGGAGTCGCTCATCGTTGGCGGCGACCTGGTGAAACGGCTCGCGAAGCCGGGGCAAATCGTCCCGGTCGACTCCGAGCACTCGGCTATCGCGCAGGCGCTCCGCTCAGGAACGAGCGATGAGGTTCGCCGTCTCGTGCTGACGGCATCCGGTGGCCCGTTCCGTGGGAGGACTCGCGAATCCCTCGCGAAGGTCACTCCGGCTGAGGCGCTCGCCCACCCGACCTGGGACATGGGACTCGTCATCACGACGAACTCGGCAACCCTCGTCAACAAGGGCCTCGAGGTGATCGAGGCGCACCTGCTCTTTGACGTGCCGTACGAGCGCATCGATGTCGTCGTTCACCCGCAGTCGATTGTGCACTCGATGGTCGAGTACATCGACGGCTCGACGATCGCGCAGGCCTCACCGCCGAACATGCGCCTGCCGATCTCGCTCGGTCTTGACTGGCCGCACCGCGTCTCGGGGGTGGGGCGTCCGCTCGACTGGACGACGGCATCCACCTGGAGCTTCGAACCACTCGACTCCGACGCGTTCCCTGCCGTCGAACTGGCGAAGACGGTCGGTCGTGCCGGTGGAGCCTACCCGGCAGTTTTCAACGCAGCCAATGAGCAGGCCGTCGCTGCGTTCCACGCGGGAGGTCTCGGCTTCGTGGACATCGTCGACACCGTCAGGCGGGTCGTCGATGCGCACAACCCGGACGGGGAACTGACCCTCGAATCCCTCGCCGAGGCTGAGTCGTGGGCGCGAGCCACTGCTGATCGCCTGATCGCGGGAGTCCGCTGA
- a CDS encoding Mur ligase family protein, whose amino-acid sequence MRPLHPTPRPLVDLAEHFMLALHSEAPDVLLTGITMNSRDVEPGDLYLGLPGARFHGAAFAKDAVARGAVAILTDASGAVEATAAGVPVLLVTESPRDIAGDLAAWLYGTSTDRPLTLGVTGTNGKTSTVHFLDAILTQLGRKTGLSSTAERRIGDEVVVSSLTTPEAPELHALLARMHEVDVDAAVLEVSAHALTRHRVDGVVFDVSAFTNLSHDHLDDYADMDEYFEAKLALFTPERSRKAVVSLDTPAGFAVAERAGVDVVTISSTPGVASDWTVTIDDEKPDSTAFTVHSERAGSFSTRVPVIGRHMAANGGLAIAMLVEAGISPNDIRSVLDRDGGILATLPGRSVLVPVVDGPAVYVDAGHSPDAFAKTLESVRSLTRGRVIMVAGANGDRDALKRPEMGREAALGSDVLIITDHQPRSEDPAEIRSAVLAGAREAKPDGDIREIAAPELAIRAAVAEATAEDTILWAGLPEKEYREVAGVKIPFSVLDETRAALTEAGWVTP is encoded by the coding sequence GTGCGTCCTCTCCACCCCACCCCCAGGCCCCTTGTCGATCTCGCCGAACACTTCATGCTCGCCCTGCACAGTGAGGCACCGGACGTTCTGCTCACCGGCATCACCATGAACTCACGGGACGTCGAGCCCGGCGACCTGTATCTCGGACTGCCAGGCGCGCGATTCCACGGAGCAGCGTTCGCGAAGGATGCCGTGGCTCGCGGAGCCGTCGCGATCCTGACGGATGCCAGTGGCGCGGTTGAGGCGACAGCCGCCGGCGTTCCGGTTCTCCTGGTCACCGAGTCCCCTCGCGACATCGCGGGCGACCTGGCTGCCTGGCTCTACGGCACATCGACGGACCGCCCGCTGACCCTCGGCGTCACCGGCACGAACGGGAAGACGTCGACGGTGCACTTCCTCGACGCGATCCTCACGCAACTCGGCAGAAAGACCGGCCTCAGCTCGACGGCCGAACGACGCATCGGCGACGAGGTCGTCGTCAGCTCACTGACCACCCCCGAGGCCCCCGAACTTCACGCGCTGCTCGCGCGCATGCACGAGGTCGACGTTGACGCGGCGGTCCTCGAGGTGTCTGCCCACGCCCTCACGAGGCACCGCGTCGACGGTGTCGTTTTCGATGTCTCCGCCTTCACCAACCTCAGCCACGACCACCTCGATGACTACGCCGACATGGACGAGTACTTCGAAGCGAAACTCGCCTTGTTCACCCCCGAACGGTCACGGAAGGCGGTTGTGAGCCTCGACACCCCTGCCGGGTTCGCTGTGGCGGAACGCGCCGGTGTCGATGTCGTGACGATCTCGTCGACGCCGGGAGTGGCATCCGACTGGACCGTCACGATCGACGACGAGAAGCCGGATTCGACGGCATTCACCGTGCACTCCGAACGCGCCGGCTCGTTCTCGACTCGGGTGCCGGTGATCGGGCGCCACATGGCCGCCAACGGAGGCCTCGCAATCGCCATGCTCGTCGAGGCCGGAATTTCGCCGAACGATATCCGTTCGGTGCTCGACCGGGACGGCGGCATCCTCGCGACGCTTCCCGGACGATCGGTGCTCGTGCCGGTCGTTGACGGCCCGGCCGTCTACGTCGACGCCGGCCACAGCCCCGACGCTTTCGCCAAGACCCTTGAGTCGGTGCGGTCGCTCACGCGGGGCCGCGTCATCATGGTCGCCGGCGCCAACGGCGACCGCGACGCACTCAAGCGACCGGAGATGGGCCGGGAAGCGGCGCTGGGCAGCGATGTGCTCATCATCACCGATCACCAGCCGCGATCTGAGGATCCGGCGGAGATCCGCAGCGCCGTTCTCGCCGGTGCCCGCGAGGCAAAACCGGACGGCGACATCCGCGAGATTGCGGCGCCGGAACTCGCCATTCGCGCCGCGGTCGCCGAGGCGACAGCCGAAGACACCATCCTCTGGGCCGGGCTTCCCGAGAAAGAATACCGCGAAGTAGCCGGTGTCAAGATTCCGTTCTCGGTGCTCGACGAGACTCGGGCAGCCCTGACCGAGGCGGGCTGGGTCACCCCGTAA
- a CDS encoding M50 family metallopeptidase gives METVLLYILGIVIMVIGIAVSIGLHEIGHLVPAKLFGVKVTQYMIGFGKTLFSKKKGDTEYGVKAIPLGGYISMIGMYPPAKDGKEETASRGFFRTLVQDARSASAESVGDGEEDRTFYRLPVWKRIIIMLGGPTMNLLLAILMFAIVLVGFGAPQASTTIATVSECVLPASSTKTSCDPDDPLAPGAAAGLEPGDTIISVAGQKVDTWDDATEIIRTSPGTDLEVVLERDGETRTVTLTPLLTERLVLDDTGEAQTDAAGEPVTEEVGFVGIGSQSELVPQPVTAVLPAVGDNVAQVANMILNLPERLVGIANAAFGPGERDPNGPMSVVGVGRVAGEIVSLEEVPVSAKVQTMVGLLGSLNVALFVFNLVPLLPLDGGHVAAALWESIRRFFAKLFSRKDPGPVDAAKLMPLTFVVVILLGGMSALLIFADIVKPVNLFG, from the coding sequence GTGGAAACCGTCCTGCTCTATATCCTCGGCATCGTCATCATGGTGATCGGCATCGCCGTGTCGATCGGCCTGCACGAAATCGGTCACCTGGTTCCGGCGAAGCTCTTCGGCGTCAAGGTCACGCAGTACATGATCGGCTTCGGCAAGACGCTCTTCTCGAAGAAGAAGGGCGACACCGAGTACGGCGTCAAGGCGATTCCCCTCGGCGGTTACATCTCGATGATCGGCATGTATCCGCCGGCGAAGGACGGCAAGGAAGAAACCGCGAGCAGGGGGTTCTTCCGGACCCTCGTGCAGGATGCCCGCAGCGCGAGTGCCGAATCCGTCGGTGACGGCGAAGAGGACCGCACGTTCTACAGGCTTCCCGTCTGGAAGCGCATCATCATCATGCTCGGCGGTCCGACCATGAACCTGCTCCTCGCGATCCTGATGTTCGCTATCGTCCTCGTCGGATTCGGAGCGCCGCAGGCGTCGACGACGATCGCGACGGTCAGCGAGTGCGTCCTGCCCGCGTCGAGCACGAAGACGAGCTGTGACCCCGACGACCCGCTCGCACCGGGCGCGGCTGCAGGACTGGAGCCGGGCGACACCATCATCTCTGTCGCCGGTCAGAAGGTCGACACCTGGGACGACGCGACGGAGATCATCCGCACCTCACCGGGCACAGACCTCGAGGTCGTCCTCGAACGTGATGGCGAGACCCGGACGGTGACGCTGACGCCGCTACTCACGGAGCGTCTCGTTCTCGACGACACCGGTGAGGCCCAAACGGATGCCGCTGGCGAGCCAGTGACGGAAGAGGTCGGTTTCGTTGGCATCGGTTCGCAGTCCGAGCTCGTGCCTCAGCCGGTGACCGCAGTTCTTCCCGCCGTCGGCGACAACGTGGCCCAGGTCGCGAACATGATCCTGAACCTGCCGGAGCGGCTCGTCGGCATTGCCAACGCCGCGTTCGGACCGGGGGAGCGCGACCCCAACGGTCCAATGAGTGTTGTCGGTGTCGGACGCGTTGCTGGCGAGATCGTGAGCCTTGAAGAAGTTCCGGTGTCGGCGAAGGTACAGACCATGGTCGGCCTTCTCGGCTCGCTCAACGTCGCCCTGTTCGTCTTCAACCTCGTTCCACTGCTTCCGCTCGACGGCGGGCACGTGGCAGCGGCGCTGTGGGAGTCGATCCGACGGTTCTTCGCGAAACTCTTCTCGCGCAAGGATCCCGGCCCCGTCGATGCGGCCAAGCTGATGCCGCTCACCTTTGTCGTCGTGATCCTCCTCGGCGGGATGAGCGCGCTGCTGATCTTCGCTGACATCGTCAAGCCGGTGAACCTGTTCGGATAG
- a CDS encoding sensor histidine kinase has protein sequence MDAARTGQGGAQRYAGPAGPAGPGFRGLPPAARLWFPVIVSFLVQVPPTLFILWRTGTYTAGEAALAFALAAASPLLLIGARRFPGPVVAAVAAVAVADLLLAPFVGPPTVALAFAIVSGIFRGARVWVYASVVIGWLAAVIGGSLLGMDWNPVRIAFATAGLALLVALAEGARTRREHLSQVRQQSMQHRAEVEQAERMRIARELHDVLAHSLSQIYVQAGVGLHLMDTQPEKTRESLSSIKSSSKTALDEVRGVLAFLRSDSLDPVSLTPEPGLSALPQLIESFRAQGIEVSFESSLTELPSATVQLALYRVAQESLTNVLRHARASKASVVLEDVGDNIRLRVADDGAGMQQSARDVPSGSGLLGMAERAALLGGTLDVGNTPQGGFAVTVTVPREQK, from the coding sequence ATGGACGCAGCGCGCACGGGACAGGGCGGCGCACAGAGGTACGCCGGGCCAGCCGGGCCAGCGGGGCCGGGGTTCCGTGGGCTGCCTCCCGCTGCTCGCCTGTGGTTCCCCGTTATCGTGTCGTTTCTCGTACAGGTGCCGCCAACGCTGTTCATCCTGTGGAGGACCGGGACGTACACCGCCGGTGAAGCCGCGCTGGCATTCGCCCTCGCGGCCGCAAGTCCGCTCCTTCTGATCGGTGCCAGGCGGTTCCCCGGACCCGTCGTGGCCGCTGTCGCGGCTGTTGCCGTTGCCGACCTGCTTCTCGCTCCCTTCGTCGGCCCGCCGACCGTCGCGCTCGCGTTCGCCATTGTGTCGGGGATTTTCCGCGGTGCGCGCGTGTGGGTCTACGCGTCGGTGGTCATCGGCTGGCTCGCAGCGGTGATCGGTGGTTCCCTGCTCGGGATGGACTGGAATCCGGTGCGGATCGCATTTGCGACGGCCGGACTCGCGTTGCTCGTTGCGCTCGCCGAGGGCGCGCGGACGCGGCGGGAGCACCTGAGCCAGGTTCGGCAGCAGTCGATGCAACACCGGGCGGAGGTGGAGCAGGCTGAACGAATGCGAATCGCCCGTGAATTGCACGACGTCCTCGCCCATTCGCTCTCGCAGATCTACGTGCAGGCGGGTGTTGGACTGCACCTCATGGACACCCAGCCCGAGAAGACCCGCGAGTCGCTCTCGAGCATCAAGTCGTCGAGCAAGACCGCGCTGGATGAGGTGCGTGGCGTGCTCGCGTTCCTTCGCTCGGATTCCCTCGATCCCGTGAGCCTGACACCCGAACCCGGCCTGTCGGCGTTGCCGCAGCTCATTGAGTCGTTTCGCGCGCAGGGCATCGAGGTCTCGTTCGAGAGTTCCCTGACCGAGTTGCCATCCGCCACTGTGCAGCTCGCTCTCTACCGGGTTGCCCAGGAGAGTCTCACCAACGTTCTCCGGCACGCGCGTGCGTCTAAGGCGAGCGTTGTTCTCGAAGACGTTGGCGACAACATCCGGTTGCGGGTGGCTGACGATGGTGCCGGAATGCAGCAGAGTGCACGCGACGTGCCGAGCGGCAGCGGGCTGCTCGGCATGGCGGAGCGTGCGGCCCTGCTCGGTGGCACTCTCGATGTGGGCAATACTCCGCAGGGTGGGTTCGCGGTGACCGTGACGGTACCGAGGGAGCAGAAATGA
- a CDS encoding response regulator, with translation MTIRVALADDQQLIRAGFRALLEAEADIEVVGEAATGADAVDLVRSQRPDVVLMDIRMPGGDGLWATEQITAAPELCGTHIVVVTTFELDEYVAQAIAAGASGFLVKDTEPVELIRSVRVAAAGDALLSPSVTRRLLERISSGLVASRPVDGLTELTAREREVMVLIAAGLSNDEIGARLFLSPLTAKTHVSRILTKLGARDRVQLVVLAYESGLVTPGFSV, from the coding sequence ATGACGATCAGGGTGGCGCTCGCCGATGACCAGCAGCTGATCAGGGCCGGATTTCGCGCCCTCCTCGAGGCCGAAGCCGACATTGAGGTCGTCGGTGAGGCGGCGACGGGGGCGGATGCTGTCGACCTTGTTCGTTCACAACGCCCCGATGTCGTACTCATGGACATCCGGATGCCCGGAGGTGACGGACTCTGGGCAACGGAGCAGATCACCGCGGCTCCCGAGCTCTGCGGGACCCACATTGTCGTCGTGACCACCTTCGAGCTCGACGAGTATGTGGCGCAGGCGATTGCGGCTGGGGCCAGCGGGTTCCTCGTGAAAGACACGGAGCCCGTTGAACTGATCCGATCGGTGCGCGTCGCTGCTGCCGGCGATGCGCTGCTGTCTCCGAGTGTGACCCGGCGGCTGCTCGAACGTATTTCAAGCGGGCTCGTGGCGAGCCGGCCGGTGGATGGACTCACCGAACTCACCGCCAGAGAGCGCGAAGTGATGGTGCTCATTGCAGCGGGGCTCAGCAACGACGAGATCGGGGCGCGACTGTTCCTCAGTCCGCTGACGGCGAAGACGCACGTGTCGAGAATCCTCACCAAGCTCGGGGCGCGTGACCGGGTGCAGCTGGTGGTGCTCGCGTACGAGAGCGGGCTGGTGACTCCCGGCTTCTCGGTGTAG
- a CDS encoding SHOCT domain-containing protein, whose protein sequence is MLTSLTHTALATLPGTILDLHPGGWGGGPGWLFLLIPLFWIVVLALLFAFLGRRFRRSGPPWAMAHQAGRSAEATLAQRFANGDIDETEYRARLEVIRANNPDPRQN, encoded by the coding sequence ATGCTCACCTCACTGACTCATACGGCACTGGCAACTCTGCCTGGCACGATTCTCGACCTGCACCCGGGTGGCTGGGGTGGAGGACCGGGCTGGCTCTTCCTCCTGATCCCGCTGTTCTGGATCGTCGTTCTCGCGCTCCTGTTCGCTTTCCTCGGCCGCCGCTTCCGGCGCTCAGGGCCGCCGTGGGCGATGGCGCATCAGGCAGGCAGAAGCGCTGAGGCCACCCTCGCGCAGAGGTTTGCGAACGGGGATATCGACGAGACCGAGTACCGCGCACGGCTCGAGGTCATTCGAGCGAACAACCCCGATCCGCGGCAGAACTAG